In Coccidioides posadasii str. Silveira chromosome 4, complete sequence, one genomic interval encodes:
- a CDS encoding uncharacterized protein (EggNog:ENOG410Q0I1) yields MVLPRSAAASFRTLFSAQSRRVTARAARSSRVWQQTSRRGYATEGAEAHQPGSDIPWLIGSVAVTAPCAYYLWQSGPSGESHGHGHSEHASGEAHAESHTAPAAPAEPEPEPEPVKAEEKAEATEPAQEQETAAPAPIAEEKEADAAAAAAPAAEEPEESTSDKPEEKAAGAEEASPSDSEPAKTESKSE; encoded by the exons ATGGTCCTCCCACGCTCCGCAGCTGCCTCCTTCCGCACACTATTCTCCGCACAGTCGAGAAGAGTAACCGCCCGCGCCGCGAGATCCTCCCGGGTTTGGCAGCAGACCAGCCGACGAGGATATGCTACCGAGGGCGCGGAAGCGCACCAGCCTGGCAGTGACATTCCATG GCTCATCGGTTCCGTTGCCGTAACCGCCCCATGTGCGTATTACCTTTGGCAGTCCGGTCCCTCCGGCGAGTCCCACGGCCACGGCCACTCCGAACACGCATCGGGAGAGGCCCACGCCGAATCCCATACTGCCCCCGCCGCACCAGCCGAACCCGAGCCCGAGCCCGAGCCCGTGAAGGCTGAGGAAAAAGCTGAAGCCACCGAGCCAGCACAAGAGCAGGAGACCGCCGCCCCAGCTCCGATTGCCGAAGAGAAGGAGGCcgatgctgctgctgctgctgctcctgCAGCTGAGGAG CCCGAGGAGTCTACCTCTGATAAGCCTGAGGAGAAGGCCGCCGGTGCCGAGGAAGCTTCCCCAAGCGACAGCGAGCCCGCCAAGACCGAATCCAAATCAGAGTAA
- a CDS encoding uncharacterized protein (EggNog:ENOG410PHZ0~COG:U~TransMembrane:7 (i40-66o102-119i146-171o191-209i221-249o269-286i324-345o)~BUSCO:7938at33183): protein MALAASDPPGLYKGRPPRSFSETNVAPHSKRRRARSVFRCWGNFCLKHTWVIPLVLLTVILSAYAVNPNDSNPIHQLIFLSYPLPPETPDGPVMYGKGPADMAFVVFYTIVLSFTREFLMQRMIKPLARRCGIKGKAKTSRFMEQFYTAVYFAIFGPYGLYVMSRTKIWYFNTTAMFEGFPHKTHTADFKAYYLLEASYWAQQAIVLVLQLEKPRKDFKELVGHHIVTLALIALSYRFHFTYIGLAVYITHDVSDFFLATSKTLNYLDSAIMGPYFAMFIAIWIYMRHYLNLRIIWAVLTEFRTVGPFELNWETQQYKCWISQYITFALLSALQAINLFWLFLILRIAKRYLLNNIKQDERSDNEEEEEEVEDTPHNDKTNNGSTTVPTILLNGNSPTSVRRRNADKENEVSNGVTNGRATGSTAHSHAESSTPTMNGKKQK, encoded by the exons ATGGCTCTCGCCGCTTCGGATCCCCCTGGGTTGTACAAG GGTCGACCTCCGCGATCATTTTCTGAAACAAATGTCGCTCCCCACTCGAAGCGGCGTCGTGCGCGCTCGGTGTTTCGCTGCTGGGGGAACTTCTGCCTCAAGCACACATGGGTCATACCTCTCGTCCTGTTAACAGTTATCCTCTCCGCCTACGCTGTGAATCCAAATGATTCCAATCCCATACACCAGCTCATCTTCCTCTCCTATCCACTTCCTCCTGAAACACCCGATGGACCGGTGATGTATGGGAAGGGCCCTGCCGACATGGCCTTTGTGGTGTTTTACACAATCGTGCTCTCCTTCACACGTGAATTTTTGATGCAGAGGATGATCAAACCGCTGGCGCGTCGCTGTGGAATAAAGGGGAAGGCGAAAACCTCCCGTTTCATGGAACAGTTCTACACCGCTGTTTACTTTGCCATCTTCGGGCCCTACGGTCTATATGTCATGAGTCGCACGAAGATATGGTACTTCAATACGACGGCGATGTTCGAAGGCTTCCCCCACAAGACGCACACTGCCGATTTCAAGGCGTATTACTTGCTTGAGGCAAGCTACTGGGCCCAGCAGGCCATCGTTTTGGTCTTGCAGCTGGAGAAACCTAGGAAGGATTTCAAAGAGCTTGTGGGACATCACATCGTCACACTGGCGTTGATTGCGCTCAGCTATCGTTTCCATTTCACTTATATCGGCCTGGCTGTCTATATTACACATGATGTGTCGGACTTCTTCCTTGCG ACTTCCAAAACACTAAATTATTTGGATTCTGCAATCATGGGCCCTTACTTTGCGATGTTTATTGCCATCTGGATTTACATGAGACATTACCTGAATCTCCGCATTATCTGGGCTGTCTTAACGGAATTTCGAACTGTCGGGCCCTTCGAGCTCAATTGGGAAACACAGCAATACAAATGCTGGATCAGTCAGTATATTACATTTGCACTTTTGAGCGCGCTGCAGGCCATAAACTTGTTCTGGCTCTTCCTTATCCTTCGAATCGCAAAGCGATATCTTCTCAACAACATCAAACAGGATGAACGGAGCGATaatgaagaggaagaggaggaagtCGAAGATACACCTCACAACGACAAAACTAATAATGGTTCAACAACCGTCCCGACGATATTACTTAACGGAAACAGCCCGACATCAGTTAGGAGAAGAAATGCTGATAAGGAGAATGAAGTTTCTAACGGTGTTACCAATGGCCGTGCGACTGGCTCTACGGCACATTCACATGCTGAATCCTCGACACCCACCATGAATGGCAAGAAGCAaaaatga